GGTGGTGCTCGACCGCGCGTCCGCGCTGCTGTCACACCGGGTGGCCCGTGAGGGAATCCCGCTCTTCGAGGAGTCTGGGGGTGAATTCGCCCGGTTCTGCGTCCGAAGCCTCCAGCGAATGGACGACGCCAGGGGGCTGATGGAGGCGGAACGGCGGTTTCTCTCGAGGCGATTCGGCACGGCTCCAGACCACGATGCCGGTACGCTCGGCAGGCAGCCGTCAGGGGGTAAAGCCCTGATTGACGCTGATGTGGTTCGCCGGAAGATACGCAAGCTGGAACAGTATCTTCGGCAGCTCCAGGAGGCGCGCCCACCCTCCCTGAAAACCTACCTGGAATCGTGGCAGACCCGGCGTGTGGTGGAGCGGCTGATTCAGTTGATCGTGGAGGTCGCAAACGACATCAATACGCACATGATCGTCGAACTCGGCCATCCACCTCCGGATGACTACTTTGAAGGGTTCACACGGATGGGCGAACTTGGTGTCTTGCCGGCGGATCTCGCCGCGCGCCTGGCCCCGTCGGCAGGGGAACGGAACATTCTCGTACATGAGTATGAGTTGATCGATGATACCATCGTTTACGAAAGCATCGCCGACGCCCTCCAGAATTACACCCTCTACGGGAAGGCGCTCCTTGAGTACGTCGAGAAGCTGGACAAAGGTACACGCGGTTCCCTGAATCGAAGCGGGCGTCACAGCGAATAGACGAGGCCCGTATATCCCTGGAGTCCGAAGGGTCAGGATGACACTCGCCGCTGAGCGACGAACCTGGCCAGGGCCTCCAGCGCATCGACGAGGTTCGGGCCGTAATGGGCCAGGTAGTCGCCCGGCGTGATGTAGGTCGGTACGGCGCCCCAGCCCCGCTCGGCCAGCATGGCGGCGGCACGGCGGCCGGCTGCGGCCCAGGGCTTTGGTTCATAGACGATGAGGTCCGGTTTCAGGTCAGGGAGTTCCCGCAGGTCGGGGGTGAAGTACGCCCGCGGTTCGTGGTCGTAGACGTTCACCAGTCCCATCCACCGCAAGGCGGCCGCCAGATAACTGGCACGGCCGATGGTGATGGGGCCGCCGAGGTCGAACTCCACATAGAGGCGCAGGCCCTACCCCACCGCGCGCAGGCGCAGGAGCCGCTCGGTGAGGTCGGCGGCAAGCGGCGTCGCATCCAGCTTCGGCAGGTCGCCGATCAGCACGGCGTTTTCGAGCACACCCCACGGCGAGTGCGGCAAGGGAACCGGGAAGACGGCGTACCCGCGGCGCCGCAGTTCCAGCGTCAGGGGGTTTTGCACGCCGGTCGTGGTCAGGATGAGCTCCGGTCGCAGTTGCTCGAGCAGTTCCCAGCGCGCCTTGGTGTAGTTGCCCACCACGGGAAGCCGCCGGGCAGC
The genomic region above belongs to Bacillota bacterium and contains:
- a CDS encoding HepT-like ribonuclease domain-containing protein, which gives rise to MRELAGRYGLRLVVLFGSQARGSARPKSDYDIAVLTSEGYAARRAPLALAQARRLRTLHAELQRLLGTGRVDLVVLDRASALLSHRVAREGIPLFEESGGEFARFCVRSLQRMDDARGLMEAERRFLSRRFGTAPDHDAGTLGRQPSGGKALIDADVVRRKIRKLEQYLRQLQEARPPSLKTYLESWQTRRVVERLIQLIVEVANDINTHMIVELGHPPPDDYFEGFTRMGELGVLPADLAARLAPSAGERNILVHEYELIDDTIVYESIADALQNYTLYGKALLEYVEKLDKGTRGSLNRSGRHSE
- a CDS encoding ABC transporter substrate-binding protein, whose product is MRIAHEWLGELELPDAPGRVVSLAPNATETVFLPGGGERLVGRSSFCCRPDAARRLPVVGNYTKARWELLEQLRPELILTTTGVQNPLTLELRRRGYAVFPVPLPHSPWGVLENAVLIGDLPKLDATPLAADLTERLLRLRAVG